In the Staphylococcus condimenti genome, one interval contains:
- a CDS encoding SDR family oxidoreductase, producing MSNWLEIGNKVIIVTGGSSGIGNVIVKELLDNGAIVYNADIKGNDLTHKNYHFIQTDVTNKENVSETVREVIQSEKKIDVLVNNAGINLPRLLTDSIKEKPEYEINEKDLDLMFAVNLKGPIWFSQSVAEHFIENNSGTIINVSSEAGQEGSEGQSLYSGTKAALIGLTRSWAKELGKFNINVVAIAPGIIEETGLRTPEYENALAYCRNTTVEKLNGDYSKSIPLRRVGKLTDIADLVCYLSSNKSSYITGTTINISGGKSRG from the coding sequence ATGTCAAATTGGCTAGAAATTGGAAATAAAGTGATTATCGTAACTGGCGGAAGTTCAGGAATTGGGAACGTTATTGTAAAAGAACTATTAGATAACGGAGCCATAGTTTATAACGCAGATATTAAAGGTAACGACTTAACTCATAAAAATTATCATTTTATCCAAACAGATGTAACTAACAAAGAAAATGTTTCAGAAACTGTTAGAGAAGTTATTCAAAGTGAGAAAAAAATCGATGTTCTAGTAAATAATGCAGGTATCAACTTACCTCGTCTGCTAACTGATTCTATAAAGGAAAAACCCGAGTACGAAATAAATGAAAAAGATTTAGATTTAATGTTTGCTGTGAACTTAAAAGGACCGATTTGGTTTAGTCAATCAGTTGCTGAACATTTTATCGAAAATAACTCCGGCACTATTATCAATGTTTCAAGTGAAGCCGGACAAGAAGGGTCAGAAGGACAAAGTCTATATTCAGGAACAAAAGCAGCACTTATTGGATTAACAAGAAGCTGGGCAAAAGAATTAGGGAAGTTCAATATCAATGTTGTCGCAATTGCCCCTGGAATAATTGAAGAAACAGGTTTAAGAACTCCTGAATATGAAAATGCTTTAGCTTATTGCAGAAATACCACGGTAGAAAAATTAAATGGGGATTATTCTAAATCTATTCCTTTAAGAAGAGTAGGAAAATTAACCGACATTGCTGATTTAGTTTGCTACTTAAGTTCAAACAAATCGAGTTATATCACTGGAACAACTATTAACATTTCAGGCGGTAAATCAAGAGGTTAA
- a CDS encoding DUF805 domain-containing protein encodes MKEQANFAQCFGLFWKNYFNFKGCATRREYWFTIAWLAIITIPVMLIGLFGLITFLTGISLIFGGALFLFITMFYFLASFVLLIPVLTLIIRRFHDSGKSMLLPILFTVMLMTIPYLPDLTFNQFGAGDITFLSFLFLVFHISFIPITIALGIYIFVVTLLPSKREKNKYCKIMLVNKHIEGKRKVTSFSKTLE; translated from the coding sequence ATGAAAGAACAAGCAAATTTTGCTCAGTGTTTTGGTTTGTTTTGGAAAAATTATTTTAATTTTAAAGGATGTGCGACGAGGAGAGAATACTGGTTTACTATAGCATGGCTAGCTATCATAACAATTCCAGTTATGTTAATTGGTTTGTTTGGTTTAATTACTTTTTTAACAGGTATATCTCTTATATTTGGAGGGGCATTATTTTTATTTATTACGATGTTTTATTTTCTTGCTTCATTTGTCTTACTTATTCCTGTATTAACATTGATTATTAGAAGGTTTCACGATAGCGGTAAGTCTATGTTATTACCGATACTATTCACAGTGATGTTAATGACAATACCATATCTGCCTGACCTTACATTTAATCAATTCGGAGCAGGTGATATTACTTTTTTATCATTTTTATTTTTAGTTTTTCACATTTCTTTTATCCCTATTACTATTGCCTTAGGTATATATATCTTTGTAGTTACCTTGCTACCTAGTAAAAGAGAGAAAAATAAATATTGCAAAATCATGTTAGTCAATAAACATATAGAAGGAAAAAGAAAAGTTACTTCGTTTTCAAAAACATTAGAATGA
- a CDS encoding dynamin family protein: MDYYREKYVEDRSKIMDVTEILLEYVKQNETNFKLLKNISEIERIRESFLRKKFEIVITGDSKVGKSTFINKLVNKNVLPTSPTKVITYIKHSDYTHSIEGTKIHLKNGEIITIDNEKLVELSESDISEIEYLEVFLDSNFLKEGVAIIDTPSITTLSKVQEDNIDTQIKEASAHIFLCSADQGGCTAEVNFIQDKEQYINKTLFAVNKMDLIHPEEEGEIIDAMIMNFDLKTTEHLFLMSIHNDENPMIAIKKQLEQVIFGDDKLKKEIAEAYKTISRHYALLIKENLLKTKEELENDAFFKKIDDDMNALFKKMRNNLK; this comes from the coding sequence ATGGACTATTATAGAGAAAAGTATGTTGAAGATAGAAGTAAAATAATGGATGTTACTGAGATTTTATTAGAGTATGTTAAACAAAATGAAACAAACTTTAAACTGCTAAAAAACATCTCTGAAATTGAAAGAATACGAGAAAGCTTTTTAAGAAAAAAATTTGAAATTGTGATAACGGGGGACAGCAAAGTTGGGAAATCTACCTTTATTAATAAACTAGTAAATAAAAATGTACTGCCAACAAGTCCAACAAAAGTAATAACTTACATCAAGCACTCTGATTATACACATAGTATTGAAGGTACGAAGATTCATCTGAAAAATGGTGAAATCATTACCATAGATAATGAAAAACTAGTCGAATTAAGTGAAAGTGATATAAGCGAAATAGAATACTTGGAAGTTTTTCTGGATTCAAATTTTTTGAAAGAAGGTGTCGCAATTATAGATACACCTAGTATTACGACACTCAGTAAGGTACAAGAAGATAATATTGATACTCAAATTAAAGAAGCTTCTGCTCATATTTTTTTATGTAGTGCAGACCAAGGTGGATGTACAGCAGAAGTAAATTTTATTCAAGATAAAGAACAATATATAAACAAAACATTATTTGCAGTAAATAAAATGGATCTTATCCATCCTGAAGAAGAGGGAGAAATTATTGATGCTATGATAATGAATTTTGACCTTAAAACTACTGAACATCTATTTTTAATGAGCATACATAATGATGAGAATCCTATGATAGCAATTAAGAAGCAGTTGGAACAGGTGATATTCGGGGACGACAAATTAAAAAAAGAAATTGCCGAAGCATATAAGACAATAAGTCGTCATTATGCTTTGCTAATAAAAGAAAATTTATTGAAAACGAAAGAAGAATTAGAAAATGATGCATTCTTTAAGAAGATAGATGATGATATGAATGCTCTATTTAAAAAAATGAGAAATAATTTGAAGTAA
- a CDS encoding DUF4870 domain-containing protein yields the protein MNFQNGSENPQRFQEVPKDDRTMAMVMWILSLFTSFIGPLIIWLMKKDESPFINQQGKNYLNYAISYAIYGVVSYILTLIIIGIIPLIAISIASIVYTIMAIIAVNKGEDYVVPFSLSIIK from the coding sequence ATGAATTTTCAAAACGGTTCTGAAAATCCTCAAAGATTTCAAGAAGTACCAAAAGATGATCGCACAATGGCAATGGTAATGTGGATTTTAAGTTTATTCACAAGTTTTATAGGTCCTTTAATTATTTGGTTAATGAAAAAAGATGAATCTCCTTTTATCAACCAACAAGGTAAAAACTATTTAAATTATGCTATTAGTTATGCAATTTACGGAGTAGTTTCATACATTTTAACGCTTATTATTATAGGTATCATTCCATTAATTGCTATCTCGATTGCAAGTATTGTTTATACAATCATGGCTATTATTGCCGTTAACAAAGGCGAAGATTATGTAGTACCATTCTCACTTTCAATCATTAAATAG
- a CDS encoding helix-turn-helix transcriptional regulator translates to MAKSIQLLELYLRFLDGEKLTKSTISQYFDNKSDRTIQRYISELNKFISSYEATEHLYIKYDYKINAFKMFNNGNQNINQKQVLAIIKMLMAARGLTKEEIDKTVAHLTERLKPEDRNIIEQAILSEMTHYHPMIHEEPLLDKIWDINLIIQNGQSLSFEYSNAMNKVKHHVIKPMYITFSELYFYVVGVNEKEQVIIYRLDRILEYEGIKKRIATPDSPYFKEGELKQRIYFMYGGEWQRVRFEFNNGIIESVMDRFPTAKLLKKDYENNRFEVEIEVIGNGIIMWLLSQGSKVKVLSPQSVKELYLEELKKMINQY, encoded by the coding sequence ATGGCGAAATCTATACAATTACTTGAATTATATTTACGTTTTTTAGACGGCGAAAAACTTACAAAATCTACAATAAGTCAATATTTTGATAATAAGTCAGATAGAACAATCCAAAGGTATATTTCTGAGCTCAATAAATTTATTAGTAGCTATGAGGCAACTGAACATTTATATATCAAATATGATTATAAAATTAATGCCTTTAAGATGTTTAATAATGGCAATCAAAACATTAATCAAAAACAAGTACTAGCCATTATCAAAATGTTGATGGCAGCAAGAGGGCTTACTAAAGAAGAAATAGATAAAACAGTTGCACATTTAACAGAACGTCTCAAACCAGAGGACCGTAATATTATTGAGCAAGCAATCCTTTCTGAAATGACACACTATCACCCCATGATTCATGAGGAACCGCTTTTAGACAAAATATGGGATATCAATCTCATTATTCAAAATGGTCAATCACTATCATTTGAATATTCGAATGCGATGAATAAAGTTAAGCATCATGTAATCAAGCCAATGTATATTACGTTTTCAGAACTTTATTTTTACGTTGTAGGTGTGAATGAGAAAGAACAAGTTATTATTTATCGTTTAGATCGGATTCTTGAATATGAAGGTATTAAAAAAAGAATTGCCACTCCAGATTCACCTTACTTTAAAGAAGGAGAGCTGAAACAACGTATTTATTTCATGTATGGAGGGGAATGGCAGCGCGTAAGATTTGAATTCAATAATGGAATTATAGAATCAGTCATGGATCGCTTTCCAACTGCAAAATTACTTAAAAAAGACTATGAAAATAATCGCTTTGAAGTTGAAATTGAAGTTATAGGTAACGGCATTATAATGTGGCTGCTTTCTCAAGGAAGTAAAGTGAAGGTATTGTCTCCACAATCAGTAAAAGAATTATATTTAGAAGAGTTGAAAAAGATGATAAATCAATATTGA